Below is a genomic region from Triticum dicoccoides isolate Atlit2015 ecotype Zavitan chromosome 5A, WEW_v2.0, whole genome shotgun sequence.
TACTTAGATCTGGAGTTGCACAGTTCTGGTACTCTTTTCTACACATCTAATCCACTCCTAACTCTTAATAATAGGAGACGTGGGGAGGATAAATAATTATTATGTCCTTTGCTTTTCAGAATCAGGGCGCCAGCCAAATCTTACTGGTCCATACGACAATAGTAGGAAGTCCCGAGTGAGACGCAGTCGAGGTTGACGATGAAGCGCCAGTTTGTTAATCTGGTTCTGGAAACCTGCAAGAGTCGCTCCTACACGGTGCGCTGCATCAAATCTTCAAGTCTCTTCCAACCAAAGAAGCAGAACGGATGCCCACTGTCGCTTCTAAAGCTGGAAGAAGCCGAGCTGCCCAAATCTGCATTTTCGCTTGGTGTTTCCACTCCCATGCAAGTTAATTGGGACATGCAGTTCATGCCCTTTGGTTACAACAGGGACAAGATACTCAGCACAGACCAGCAAGGAAACGTCCTGGTTTACGACACCTGCCAGAACCAGATCTGCAGCATGCCTAAGCTCAGGGGATTGATGGAGAACTCTTTTCCGATTAACCTAGGTGATGCCCTATACCTCATCGAGAGGCGACCTGACAAGCCTCATAAGATTCTTCCCTATCAACCCTGCTTCCAAGCTCTTATCAACGGCAAATCTCCTGCTGGTCCTGTTGTTGATTATCCCGGATGGCACTGGCACACTCTTCCACCGCCACCATATGTGGAGGCTCCTGGGTACAAGCCTAGCTGCACCTACAAAATTCGCTCCTGCACGGTGGTCCGCAACAAAATCTGGATATCTGCCAGTGGCATTGGCACCTACTCCTTCAACACGGACAGCCACGAGTGGAGCTATGTTGGCAGCTGGGAGCTCCCATTCCGTGGCCCTGCTGAGTTTGTGCCTGAGCTGGGCCGCTGGCTTGGATTCTCCACCGTGCGAGAGAACCAGTACGTGTGTGCTTCAGACCTCTCGACTGCTGAGGATGGTGCAGTACCCGCCCTGTGTTGCGAATGGAAACAAGAGCTTGATGCTAACCCTGACAAGTGGCAGGTGGTGACCTCCTACCTTGTGCGCGTGGACTATGGCAGGTTCTGCGTTGCCAGGCTATACGACGTCTATGATGACGACGAGCCTGCTTTGGTAAGGGAGAATTTTGCTGTGTTGACGGGGTTGGAGGCGGGGCTTAGCGACATTGCTGATGGTGGGATCCAGATGGTCAAGCACAAATCCATACGCCTCAACTTTGATTGCCATCAGCGGCTCCACTTGGTATCTTAGGCCTGCTGGTTGATTTGGTTCGAGGGATGGCTACCATGCTCTGCTAGGATATGCATGGAGGTATCAATCTTATGACATTGGAGGTCGATCGTTTAATGAATGTTAGCTTTGGAATCTGGACGTATGAGTCAACTGATCGATCCCTCTGAACCGGAAACTTAACAAGTGAGCGCAGCTATCCAGAACTATATATCTCAGTCAAATAAGTTGATTAGTACTTCCGATATttgtgttttgagttttgtgtcttCTAAGCTGTTTGAATTCTGCGTGGCATGTAACGCTATTTCGCATATCCTCACCACACAAATTTCCGCTGTCAGTGCATGCAGTTACGCTTTATGACAAATTTCTTTATTTATACTCTCCTCCGTCCGAAACTACTTGTCAGAGAAATGGATAAAAATTGATGTATCTCGAactgaaatacatctagatacatacttcctccgttctgaattacttgtcttagatttgtctagataccgaGGTATctacactaaaatgagtctagatacatccgtatctagacaaattcaagacaagtaattcggaacggagggagtacatacataCATCCATTTTTCCGACAAATATTAATTTTGTGTTTTGAGTTTTGTGCCTTCTATATAAGATGTTTGAATTTCGTGTGGCATGTAAATTCTCGCTGTCAGTGCTTGCAGTTAGGCTTCATGGCAAATTTCTTTATTTATACTCCATATTTTCTAATTAAATCATTACACTCGTTGTTGTGGCTGTCATTTGGCAAGATCATATCAATCTCATGCCCGTGAACATATTCCAGAACGGCAGTTGCGTAATTTGCTTTTTGCATTCATGGCGTGCTCTATTGATTGATCTCATGCCCGAGTTGGAGGCAGGCACCATTTTCGATGGGATGGCGGGCGTTGTTTTCTTTGGGCGGCGGGCGTTGTATGCGGAATGAGATCCAATGCCTTGCTGTGAGCAAGGCACCGATGAACAGTACGGTGACCGGCCCCCCTTTCCGCATCGTTCAAACCAGAATCAATGGTCAGATTTGCGTGAACAGTGGCAATTCTACAGTGTTCGGTCTACAGTACCCCATCTACAGTGTTCGGTCTATAGTCCCCGTACAGTGTTCTGCGTTACAGTATTCGATCTGAACCGCCCCCCTTGATCCAACAGCTGACTGGCCGCCAGTTACGTACGTCATGTCTTGCTGTGGGCAAGGCAC
It encodes:
- the LOC119297589 gene encoding uncharacterized protein LOC119297589 encodes the protein MKRQFVNLVLETCKSRSYTVRCIKSSSLFQPKKQNGCPLSLLKLEEAELPKSAFSLGVSTPMQVNWDMQFMPFGYNRDKILSTDQQGNVLVYDTCQNQICSMPKLRGLMENSFPINLGDALYLIERRPDKPHKILPYQPCFQALINGKSPAGPVVDYPGWHWHTLPPPPYVEAPGYKPSCTYKIRSCTVVRNKIWISASGIGTYSFNTDSHEWSYVGSWELPFRGPAEFVPELGRWLGFSTVRENQYVCASDLSTAEDGAVPALCCEWKQELDANPDKWQVVTSYLVRVDYGRFCVARLYDVYDDDEPALVRENFAVLTGLEAGLSDIADGGIQMVKHKSIRLNFDCHQRLHLVS